The segment CGCCATATTTTGAGAAACCGCTTCATCCATTAAACTGGACACCAATGCACAGCATACTCCTAAGTCACCGGCCGGGTCGTTAAGCCTGAATCCTCCGGCAATATTTAAATACACATCGTGATTAGAGAAATTCTTCCCTACTCTCTTTTCCAGAACGGCGAGCAATAAAGCGAGCCTGTTTCGGTCAAAACCATTTGCCGTTCGTTGGGGTGAACCATATGACGACGGTGTTACCAGAGCTTGTACTTCAATCAAAAGCGGACGGGTTCCTTCCATGGTGCACACTACCGCATTTCCGCTAACCCCGGCTGTTTTGTCAGATATAAACAGTTCGGAAGGATTAGAAACTTCAATGAGCCCATCCGATTTCATCTCAAAGACGCCCACTTCCTGTGCAGCTCCAAAACGGTTTTTCAGGCTTCGTAGCAATCGGTAGGTATATTGTTTGTCGCCTTCAAACTGTAGCACGGTATCTACCATATGCTCCAGCACTCTCGGGCCCGCTATGTCTCCTTCTTTGGTTACATGTCCAATCACCAGTGTTGTAATATCTTTTTTCTTGGCCAGCTGCTGAAATAAAGCCGCACACTCTTTCACCTGTTGAATACTCCCCGGCATACTCGATAGCTCAGTTCGATATACCGTTTGAATGGAATCCACAATTAGTAAGTCCGGCTTCATCTTTTGCGCTTCGGCGATGATGTTATCGACCTGGGTTTCATTGTAGATAAGTAGCTTGTCGGATTCAACACCCAGCCGTGCTGCCCGCTGTTTTATCTGCCCGGCCGATTCCTCCCCGGCACAATATAAAATGGTTAAATCAGGATTGGCTTTAGCGATTTGAAGGGTGAGTGTACTTTTCCCCACTCCCGGTTCCCCCCCGATAAGCACGTAAGATCCGGGTAAAAATCCCCCCCCAAGTACCCGATCCAGCTCAGTAATATTACTTTTAAAGCGGCTCTTTTCAGACGTTTCTACGTCATCTAATCTTTGAGGTGCAGCGGATGATTCCAGTCCTTCTACTTTGGCTTTGTGGCCGGATGAAGATTTGTTCTTACTTACCGTTTTTTCAACAAAGGTATTCCACTCTCCGCACGATGGGCAGCTTCCATTCCATTTTGGTGATATGTATCCGCAGCTGGAACATTCATATTGCGTTTTCACCTTGGCCATGAATTAATCCTGCGCTTTAATTTCAACAACTTTTTGATTCACATACCAGGTTGTAGCCATCATCCCCAACCCGATGCTAATGTAATAGCTGATGATCCTCCACAGGAATACAGCAAGCCCGATAAACCCTTCTCTCGAAATCAAAGGTCCCTGGAACAGCACAAAAAGTCCTTCAACCCCTCCGCTGCCACCGGGAGTAGGGACTACCAAAAATGCCAGGTTCATTGCCAGGCTCCTCAGCACCGAAAGTACTTCAGGCGCCGGCAGCAGGCTCAATACCACGATAGTCGGCAACGCAATTCTGGCCAACCACGACATCGTTGAAAGGAAGAAAGCCTTCAACAAAAAACTTAATGGTTTCTGCCCCAACTGCTGTGCATACTCTTCCAGATTTTCCGCTTCTTCTTCCACCTTATCTCCCATCCTCCGGAGCACCGGCAGCTTGAACACAAACTTCACGACCCTTTTAATGGCAGTGGGATTTACCAAAACGCCATAGGCAAGCAAGCCCGCATAGCTCAGCAATCCCACATACAGTAATCCCATTGAAACATCCCCGACCAAACCAATTTCAGGGGGAACGACTTCATAGAAGATGCCGGAAACTAACAGAATCGGAATAGCGAGGGCGAACCAGATTTGATCAAGCAATACACCATAGAGAATAATGGCACCTGAATCACCGA is part of the Gracilimonas sediminicola genome and harbors:
- a CDS encoding lysylphosphatidylglycerol synthase transmembrane domain-containing protein, whose protein sequence is MSSESVNISQPQSLISRKYLIISILLSLATMAGVIYWTYTPGVLEFLSKSRLPGLIIALVVSLLRVWFSAAKIRFLSEKKLDWYASVRVVLAWDFTSAVTPSTIGGAPMATYAMTKEGLKLGDSGAIILYGVLLDQIWFALAIPILLVSGIFYEVVPPEIGLVGDVSMGLLYVGLLSYAGLLAYGVLVNPTAIKRVVKFVFKLPVLRRMGDKVEEEAENLEEYAQQLGQKPLSFLLKAFFLSTMSWLARIALPTIVVLSLLPAPEVLSVLRSLAMNLAFLVVPTPGGSGGVEGLFVLFQGPLISREGFIGLAVFLWRIISYYISIGLGMMATTWYVNQKVVEIKAQD
- the radA gene encoding DNA repair protein RadA; amino-acid sequence: MAKVKTQYECSSCGYISPKWNGSCPSCGEWNTFVEKTVSKNKSSSGHKAKVEGLESSAAPQRLDDVETSEKSRFKSNITELDRVLGGGFLPGSYVLIGGEPGVGKSTLTLQIAKANPDLTILYCAGEESAGQIKQRAARLGVESDKLLIYNETQVDNIIAEAQKMKPDLLIVDSIQTVYRTELSSMPGSIQQVKECAALFQQLAKKKDITTLVIGHVTKEGDIAGPRVLEHMVDTVLQFEGDKQYTYRLLRSLKNRFGAAQEVGVFEMKSDGLIEVSNPSELFISDKTAGVSGNAVVCTMEGTRPLLIEVQALVTPSSYGSPQRTANGFDRNRLALLLAVLEKRVGKNFSNHDVYLNIAGGFRLNDPAGDLGVCCALVSSLMDEAVSQNMAFIGEVGLGGEIRTVPHLEQREKEAKKLGYKQVILPGTKEREGVRYVHQAIKKALG